The following are encoded in a window of Mannheimia varigena genomic DNA:
- a CDS encoding ribonucleotide-diphosphate reductase subunit beta: MSRNLFQKRLNIKPYEYPELLEFKDAIRHSYWLHTEFNFTGDIQDYRTTINDHERHVLTRAMLAISQVEVNVKRFWGELYRYFPKPEMDDVGGTFAESEVRHKDAYSFLLEKLGLNEMFSQIHEIEPLMNRIRYMESFMKDKDAGKGEFVLSLVLFSLFVEHISLFGQFIIMMSFNKHKNLFKGISNAVEATSKEEEIHGKFGIALYEILRDEHSELFTPEFFRDLETLATQAFEAEKGILDWIFEEGDLSFITKATVENYIKNRYNNSLSILGLEPPHNIDPELLKETEWFDIEILSTKETDFFNKRSTDYSKKMKQITADDLF, encoded by the coding sequence ATGTCTAGAAACCTTTTCCAAAAACGCTTAAATATTAAGCCGTATGAATATCCTGAGCTTCTTGAGTTTAAAGATGCTATCCGCCATTCTTATTGGTTACACACCGAGTTTAACTTTACCGGCGATATTCAAGATTATCGCACTACCATTAACGATCACGAACGCCACGTTTTAACCCGTGCAATGCTTGCTATTTCGCAAGTAGAAGTGAATGTAAAACGTTTCTGGGGTGAGTTATATCGCTATTTCCCAAAACCGGAAATGGACGATGTGGGTGGTACTTTCGCCGAAAGTGAAGTACGCCATAAAGATGCGTATTCATTCTTATTGGAAAAGCTCGGCTTAAATGAAATGTTTAGCCAAATTCACGAAATTGAACCATTAATGAACCGTATTCGTTATATGGAAAGTTTTATGAAAGATAAAGACGCGGGTAAAGGTGAATTTGTACTCTCTCTCGTGTTGTTCTCTTTATTCGTTGAACATATTTCGTTATTCGGTCAGTTCATTATTATGATGTCATTCAACAAGCATAAAAACCTGTTTAAAGGGATTTCAAATGCGGTTGAAGCGACCTCTAAAGAAGAAGAAATTCACGGAAAATTTGGTATTGCGTTATACGAAATCTTGCGTGATGAACACAGTGAACTTTTCACGCCGGAATTCTTTAGAGACTTAGAAACTCTTGCTACTCAAGCATTTGAGGCAGAAAAAGGGATCTTAGACTGGATTTTTGAAGAGGGTGATTTAAGCTTTATCACCAAAGCAACGGTAGAAAACTATATTAAAAACCGTTACAACAATTCGTTGAGTATTTTAGGGTTAGAACCACCTCATAATATCGATCCTGAATTGTTAAAAGAAACTGAGTGGTTTGATATTGAAATTCTTTCTACTAAAGAAACAGATTTCTTTAACAAACGTAGTACCGATTATTCTAAAAAAATGAAGCAGATTACAGCAGATGACTTATTCTAA
- the dusA gene encoding tRNA dihydrouridine(20/20a) synthase DusA, translated as MNTNTQQFYRGRFSVAPMLDWTTCHCRYFHRQFSKNALLYTEMITAPAIIHAKYDLLEYDPSENPVALQLGGSDPTQLAHCAKLVEERGYTEVNLNVGCPSDRVQNGMFGACLMAKADLVADCIKAMQDAVDIPVTVKHRIGIDELDSYEFLCDFIEKVQPYSNDFIVHARKAWLTGLSPKENREIPPLDYDRVYQLKRDFPHLKITINGGIKTIDEIKHHLQFVDGVMVGREAYQNPSLLGEIDSQIFNENRPLVTAKEAVEKMFPYIERELAKGVYLNHIVRHMLGAFQNCKGARQWRRHLSENATKQGAGVEVVEQALAFIG; from the coding sequence ATGAATACGAATACTCAACAATTTTATCGAGGGCGTTTCTCTGTTGCACCAATGTTAGATTGGACAACCTGCCACTGCCGCTATTTTCATCGTCAATTTAGCAAAAATGCCTTGCTTTATACGGAAATGATTACAGCTCCGGCGATCATTCACGCTAAATATGATTTGCTGGAATATGATCCAAGTGAAAATCCTGTTGCATTGCAATTAGGTGGAAGCGATCCTACTCAGCTTGCTCATTGTGCTAAATTGGTGGAAGAGAGAGGTTATACGGAAGTTAATTTAAATGTGGGCTGCCCGTCTGATCGTGTGCAAAACGGAATGTTTGGGGCTTGTTTAATGGCAAAAGCTGATTTGGTGGCTGATTGCATTAAAGCGATGCAAGATGCAGTAGACATTCCTGTTACTGTTAAGCACCGTATCGGGATTGACGAACTGGATAGCTATGAATTTTTGTGTGATTTTATCGAAAAAGTGCAGCCATACAGCAATGATTTTATCGTCCACGCCCGCAAAGCGTGGCTTACGGGGTTAAGCCCTAAGGAAAATCGTGAAATTCCACCTTTGGATTATGACCGAGTTTACCAACTTAAGAGAGATTTTCCACATTTAAAAATTACTATTAATGGTGGCATTAAAACCATTGACGAAATCAAACATCACCTACAATTTGTTGATGGTGTGATGGTGGGGCGTGAGGCTTATCAAAATCCGTCCCTATTAGGCGAAATCGACTCGCAAATTTTTAACGAAAATCGACCGCTTGTAACAGCGAAAGAGGCGGTGGAAAAGATGTTTCCTTACATTGAACGAGAGCTGGCAAAAGGTGTCTATTTAAATCATATTGTTCGCCATATGCTTGGGGCATTTCAAAATTGTAAAGGGGCGAGACAATGGCGTCGTCATTTAAGTGAAAATGCCACTAAACAAGGGGCTGGCGTAGAAGTAGTAGAGCAAGCTCTGGCATTTATCGGCTAA
- a CDS encoding DUF2301 domain-containing membrane protein, which yields MADPHIKSPMDFWDYLTVIVYRSGFVLATLMLFLLPYYTSTVLVGLLVAGTMLASSLHLYDKTFRLIFQFSAWLGLLFYIFNFPLLALGAMLLVIGGLSYKEYFCFRVFGLNFQPILVAILWGAFALEWTLLVQILSVICGLLLLVLSIQKWRMPLHFDIGDKTKYQV from the coding sequence ATGGCAGATCCGCATATCAAATCGCCAATGGATTTTTGGGATTATTTAACTGTCATTGTTTATCGTAGCGGTTTTGTATTAGCCACATTAATGCTGTTTTTGCTGCCTTATTATACATCAACGGTTCTTGTTGGCTTATTAGTAGCTGGCACAATGCTGGCATCATCTTTACACCTTTATGACAAAACATTCCGCCTGATTTTTCAATTTTCAGCGTGGTTAGGGCTGCTTTTCTATATCTTTAATTTTCCACTGTTAGCTTTAGGGGCGATGCTATTAGTGATTGGTGGATTAAGTTATAAGGAATATTTCTGTTTTAGAGTATTTGGCTTAAATTTCCAACCGATTCTAGTTGCTATTTTATGGGGAGCATTTGCGTTGGAATGGACTTTACTCGTTCAAATTCTAAGCGTGATTTGTGGCTTGTTACTTTTAGTGTTAAGTATTCAAAAATGGCGAATGCCGCTACATTTTGATATTGGTGATAAAACCAAATATCAGGTGTAA
- the leuD gene encoding 3-isopropylmalate dehydratase small subunit has protein sequence MAGIKQHSGLVVPLDAANVDTDAIIPKQFLQAITRVGFGKHLFHEWRYLDAEETQPNPDFVLNFPQYQGATILLARKNLGCGSSREHAPWALADYGFKVMIAPSFADIFYNNSLNNHMLPIKLTEEEVEEIFQWVWANEGKQIHVDLEAMTVTVGEKVYTFELDEFRRHCLLNGLDNIGLTLQHEAAIAAYEKNIPAFLR, from the coding sequence ATGGCAGGTATTAAACAACATTCAGGCTTAGTCGTTCCTCTTGATGCAGCGAACGTAGACACTGATGCAATCATTCCAAAACAGTTTTTACAAGCAATTACCCGTGTGGGCTTTGGTAAACACCTTTTCCACGAATGGCGTTATTTAGATGCAGAAGAAACCCAGCCAAACCCTGATTTTGTGTTGAATTTCCCGCAATATCAAGGAGCAACCATTTTGCTTGCTCGTAAAAATTTAGGCTGCGGATCTTCTCGTGAACACGCTCCGTGGGCGTTGGCAGATTACGGCTTTAAAGTGATGATCGCCCCAAGTTTTGCGGATATTTTCTACAACAACAGCCTTAACAACCATATGCTTCCAATCAAATTAACCGAGGAGGAAGTGGAAGAGATCTTCCAATGGGTGTGGGCGAACGAAGGCAAACAAATCCACGTGGATTTAGAAGCGATGACAGTCACCGTGGGCGAAAAAGTTTACACCTTTGAGCTAGACGAATTCCGCCGCCACTGTTTGTTAAACGGTTTAGATAATATCGGCTTAACCCTCCAACACGAAGCAGCGATTGCCGCTTACGAGAAAAATATCCCAGCGTTTTTACGCTAA
- the leuC gene encoding 3-isopropylmalate dehydratase large subunit — MQQAKTLYQKLFDSHVVYEAEGETPIIYINRHLIHEVTSPQAFDGLRVAGRQVRQVGKTFGTMDHSISTQVRDVQKLEGQAKVQVLELAKNCEENGISLFDITKKQQGIVHVMGPEQGLTLPGMTIVCGDSHTATHGAFGALAFGIGTSEVEHVLATQTLKQARAKSMKVEVRGKVNTGITAKDIVLAIIGKTTMAGGTGYVVEFCGEAIRDLSMEGRMTVCNMAIEFGAKAGIVAPDETTFAYLKDRPNAPKGKDWDDAIEYWKTLKTDEGAVYDAEVILEAKEIAPQVTWGTNPGQVIGINDVIPNPAEMEDPVTRASAEKALAYIGLEPNTDMKDVPVDQVFIGSCTNARIEDLRAAAAVMKGRKKADNVKRILVVPGSGLVKEQAEKEGLDKIFIEAGAEWRNPGCSMCLGMNDDILGEWERCASTSNRNFEGRQGRNGRTHLVSPAMAAAAAVFGKFVDIRNVSLNA; from the coding sequence ATGCAACAAGCCAAAACACTATATCAAAAACTATTCGACTCCCACGTGGTATATGAAGCCGAGGGCGAAACGCCGATTATCTATATCAACCGCCACTTAATTCACGAAGTAACCAGCCCTCAAGCCTTTGACGGTTTGCGTGTGGCTGGGCGTCAGGTTCGCCAAGTGGGTAAAACATTCGGTACGATGGACCACAGTATTTCTACTCAAGTGCGTGATGTGCAAAAACTGGAAGGACAAGCGAAAGTGCAAGTATTAGAGCTTGCCAAAAACTGCGAAGAAAACGGCATTTCGTTATTCGACATCACCAAAAAACAACAAGGTATTGTGCACGTAATGGGGCCGGAACAAGGCTTAACCCTACCGGGAATGACCATTGTATGTGGTGACTCTCACACTGCCACCCACGGGGCTTTTGGTGCGTTGGCGTTTGGTATCGGTACTTCTGAAGTAGAGCACGTTTTAGCGACCCAAACCTTAAAACAAGCTCGTGCGAAAAGTATGAAAGTGGAAGTGCGTGGCAAAGTGAACACAGGCATTACCGCAAAAGACATCGTGCTTGCGATTATCGGCAAAACCACAATGGCAGGCGGTACCGGCTATGTGGTGGAATTTTGTGGCGAAGCCATTCGTGATCTCTCAATGGAAGGACGAATGACGGTATGTAATATGGCGATTGAGTTCGGTGCAAAAGCCGGTATTGTTGCCCCTGATGAAACTACCTTTGCCTACTTAAAAGATCGTCCAAATGCACCGAAAGGCAAGGATTGGGACGATGCTATCGAATACTGGAAAACCCTCAAAACAGACGAAGGTGCGGTGTACGATGCAGAAGTGATTTTAGAAGCGAAAGAGATTGCTCCACAAGTCACCTGGGGAACTAACCCAGGACAAGTTATCGGCATTAACGATGTGATTCCAAACCCTGCAGAAATGGAAGATCCGGTTACTCGTGCTTCAGCGGAAAAAGCCTTGGCGTACATCGGCTTAGAACCAAATACTGATATGAAAGATGTGCCTGTTGATCAAGTGTTTATCGGCTCTTGTACCAATGCCCGTATCGAAGATTTGCGTGCAGCGGCAGCAGTAATGAAAGGTCGTAAAAAAGCAGATAACGTAAAACGTATTCTCGTTGTGCCGGGTTCAGGCTTGGTAAAAGAGCAAGCGGAAAAAGAGGGCTTGGACAAAATCTTTATCGAAGCCGGTGCAGAATGGCGTAACCCGGGCTGCTCAATGTGTTTAGGTATGAACGATGACATTTTAGGCGAATGGGAGCGTTGTGCCTCCACTTCTAACCGTAACTTTGAAGGGCGTCAAGGACGTAACGGTCGTACCCACTTAGTCAGTCCTGCGATGGCAGCAGCTGCCGCGGTATTTGGCAAATTTGTTGATATTCGTAATGTTTCATTAAACGCATAA
- a CDS encoding ABC transporter substrate-binding protein, which translates to MQSKFPLSVLTASLVLGLSANVFAAKVPEGTTLAEKQDITINNGAEPSSFDPHKIEGVPESQVAYQLFEGLVTKDSDGNLQPGVAESWESTPDYKMWTFKLRKDAKWSNGEPVTAHDFVFSWQRLVSPLTASPYSSYLTYLNVENAQDIIDGKKKPEELAVKAVDDHTFQVQLSQPVPYAAELVTHSSLLPVNKNVVDKYGDAWVKKGNLVGNGAYVLADHVINEKIVFERNKNYWNDKESVINKATFLAIPNATTDVARYRAGDLDITNYAIPPEQFPTLKKEIPNEVFTAKTLSTYYYEFNHKRAPFDNVKVREALNLALDRTIITDKVLGQGQTPTYVFTPTYIHEGEKIQQPAYSTESMADRKAKALKLLEEAGYSKSNPLKFTVLYNTNDNHKKIAIAVSSLWKQGTDGIVDVKLENQEWKTFLDTRRNANYDVSRAGWSGDYNQATTFVNYFLSNSSNNTAFYKSQAYDDAVAESYKVTDATGRTAAYAKAEEQLAKDFAIIPIYNYVNPRLVKPYVKGYEGKDPQDDILLRNLYIVK; encoded by the coding sequence ATGCAGTCAAAATTCCCTCTTTCCGTATTAACAGCTTCATTAGTGTTAGGTTTGTCGGCAAATGTATTTGCAGCAAAAGTACCAGAAGGCACAACACTTGCAGAGAAGCAAGATATTACTATTAACAATGGGGCTGAACCATCAAGTTTTGATCCGCATAAAATTGAGGGAGTACCAGAATCGCAAGTGGCTTATCAGTTATTTGAAGGCTTAGTAACTAAGGATTCAGACGGTAATCTCCAACCAGGTGTGGCGGAGTCTTGGGAAAGCACGCCAGATTACAAAATGTGGACATTTAAATTACGTAAAGATGCTAAATGGTCTAACGGCGAGCCGGTAACTGCTCACGATTTCGTCTTTTCTTGGCAGCGTTTAGTAAGTCCACTCACTGCTTCGCCTTACTCAAGCTACTTAACTTACCTCAATGTAGAAAACGCTCAAGATATTATTGACGGCAAGAAAAAACCAGAAGAATTGGCGGTGAAAGCTGTTGATGATCACACTTTCCAAGTGCAATTAAGTCAGCCAGTTCCTTATGCGGCGGAGCTTGTTACGCACTCATCATTATTACCGGTAAATAAAAATGTTGTTGACAAATACGGCGATGCGTGGGTGAAAAAAGGTAATTTAGTGGGTAATGGTGCTTATGTTTTAGCAGATCACGTTATTAATGAGAAAATCGTATTTGAACGCAATAAAAATTATTGGAATGATAAAGAAAGCGTGATTAATAAAGCGACTTTCTTAGCAATTCCTAATGCGACAACTGATGTGGCTCGTTATCGTGCAGGTGATTTGGATATAACAAACTATGCTATTCCACCAGAGCAGTTCCCAACGCTTAAAAAAGAAATTCCAAATGAAGTATTTACAGCAAAAACACTTTCAACTTATTACTACGAGTTCAACCACAAACGTGCTCCGTTTGATAATGTAAAAGTACGTGAAGCGTTAAACTTAGCATTAGACCGTACTATCATTACAGATAAAGTATTAGGTCAAGGACAAACCCCAACTTATGTATTTACACCAACCTATATTCACGAAGGGGAAAAAATCCAGCAACCAGCTTACTCAACAGAATCGATGGCGGATAGAAAAGCCAAAGCATTAAAATTGTTAGAAGAAGCGGGCTATAGCAAATCAAATCCGCTTAAATTTACCGTGCTTTATAATACTAACGATAACCACAAGAAAATTGCAATCGCAGTATCTTCTTTATGGAAACAAGGCACCGACGGCATTGTGGATGTGAAATTAGAAAATCAAGAGTGGAAAACCTTCTTAGATACTCGTCGTAATGCAAACTACGATGTATCTCGTGCAGGTTGGTCTGGCGATTATAACCAAGCAACGACTTTCGTGAACTATTTTTTATCAAATTCAAGTAACAATACTGCATTCTATAAAAGCCAGGCGTATGATGATGCAGTGGCTGAGTCTTACAAAGTAACTGATGCAACTGGTCGAACAGCTGCTTATGCGAAAGCAGAAGAGCAGTTAGCTAAAGATTTTGCGATTATTCCGATTTACAACTATGTAAATCCACGCTTAGTGAAACCTTACGTGAAAGGCTATGAAGGAAAAGATCCACAAGATGATATTTTGCTTCGTAACTTATACATCGTGAAATAA
- a CDS encoding acylphosphatase, with product MTIKLFSIYGRVQGVAFRFFTQQTATKLGVKGYAKNREDGSVEVVASADDEMLEKFAQWLHQGSPAAKVERVIVSDYLGSESFERFEIRR from the coding sequence ATGACGATAAAACTATTTTCTATTTACGGACGAGTGCAAGGCGTTGCCTTTCGCTTTTTTACCCAGCAAACGGCAACGAAACTTGGTGTGAAAGGTTATGCTAAAAATCGTGAGGACGGCTCGGTGGAAGTGGTTGCCTCCGCAGACGATGAAATGCTTGAGAAATTTGCCCAATGGCTACACCAAGGTTCGCCGGCGGCAAAAGTGGAACGGGTGATTGTGAGTGATTATCTTGGCTCGGAAAGTTTTGAACGGTTTGAGATTCGGAGGTAA